In a genomic window of Zingiber officinale cultivar Zhangliang chromosome 9B, Zo_v1.1, whole genome shotgun sequence:
- the LOC122025773 gene encoding LEAF RUST 10 DISEASE-RESISTANCE LOCUS RECEPTOR-LIKE PROTEIN KINASE-like 2.1: MAKLRGASMASHCISILGFLLNSLLLIQASPLSETDILLYDRCGKRKFDCGNSSVDVSYPFLTLDSPDACGHPTFVLNCNPSQSSITILVGNTTYQVIDAINYSDQSLTLADRSFFDEPCVRPSHNTTFDQSLFNYTALDDLQVTFFFNCSAANTSQQLFSSTCAAAYGGPVYYWPNTSLPGRSSACGSSVVVRMDRTTVDRMKAKEINYAQALRVGFRVGWTGVVSQNCRNCIHSGGVCGHNNSMQVCFCSNGLAADGACNPPKGTQTTWRILQVLFVGATGCVTCLLLFHTYRQTKNGTGRNTQSIEDIFDAYGSLAPRRYKYSDMKKLTNCFREKLGKGGYGTVYKGKLEDGRLVAVKVLKKSQENGADFINEVASIGRTSHVNVVSLLGYSHDGHRRALVYEYMANGSLDKYIYSDNPKALLAWDKLYQIAHGIARGLEYLHQDCNTRIVHFDIKPHNILLDDEFCPKISDFGLAKLCPHKRSAISMADARGTIGYIAPEVFSRNFGVVSTKSDVYSYGTMVLEMVGGRKNVKAHLDESSEVYFPHWVYEHLDQGEDLKPLGVTPETEEIAKKMILVGLWCIQIPPKDRPSISRVVEMLEGRTSDMEMPPKPCFSSIGRSVDQLPLQTFSDSSLMLCE; encoded by the exons ATGGCAAAACTAAGGGGGGCATCCATGGCTTCCCACTGCATTTCCATCCTTGGCTTCCTCCTAAATTCCCTCCTACTCATCCAGGCGTCGCCTCTTTCGGAAACAGATATCCTGCTTTACGATCGATGCGGCAAGAGGAAATTTGACTGCGGCAACAGCAGTGTGGATGTTTCCTACCCATTCCTGACCTTGGATAGTCCTGATGCTTGTGGCCACCCAACCTTTGTACTCAATTGCAACCCTTCTCAGTCCTCCATAACCATTCTCGTAGGCAATACAACCTACCAAGTCATAGATGCCATTAATTACTCGGACCAGAGCCTCACCCTTGCCGATCGGAGTTTCTTTGACGAACCTTGCGTCCGGCCGTCGCACAATACCACTTTCGATCAGTCACTCTTCAACTACACCGCTCTCGACGATCTCCAAGTGACCTTCTTCTTCAATTGCTCCGCCGCTAATACATCCCAGCAGCTGTTTAGCAGCACGTGTGCTGCTGCTTATGGCGGCCCCGTGTACTATTGGCCTAACACTAGCTTGCCTGGGAGGTCAAGCGCGTGCGGTAGCAGTGTGGTGGTTCGGATGGATAGGACGACGGTGGATCGAATGAAGGCCAAAGAGATAAACTATGCGCAGGCGCTTCGGGTGGGGTTCCGAGTCGGATGGACGGGGGTTGTCTCGCAGAACTGCCGCAATTGCATCCACTCCGGCGGCGTTTGTGGGCACAACAACTCCATGCAGGTTTGCTTCTGTTCCAATGGTTTGGCCGCGGATGGTGCTTGCAACCCCCCAAAAG GAACGCAGACAACTTGGAGGATTTTGCAAG TTTTATTTGTAGGAGCGACGGGCTGCGTAACCTGCCTACTTTTATTTCACACCTATAGACAGACAAAGAACGGAACAGGTAGAAACACACAGAGCATAGAAGACATTTTTGATGCTTACGGATCCCTGGCCCCAAGAAGATACAAGTATTCAGATATGAAAAAGTTAACCAATTGTTTTCGCGAGAAACTGGGGAAAGGTGGATATGGAACTGTGTACAAAGGTAAACTTGAAGATGGGCGTTTGGTGGCTGTGAAGGTCCTAAAAAAATCCCAAGAAAATGGAGCAGACTTCATCAACGAAGTTGCAAGCATTGGGAGAACCTCCCATGTCAATGTTGTCAGCCTACTTGGCTATAGCCATGATGGTCACAGAAGAGCTCTGGTCTATGAATACATGGCCAATGGATCTTTAGATAAGTACATCTATTCAGATAATCCCAAAGCATTACTCGCTTGGGACAAACTCTACCAAATAGCACATGGCATTGCTCGAGGTTTAGAATATCTGCATCAAGATTGCAACACTCGCATAGTTCATTTCGATATAAAACCTCACAACATCTTACTCGATGATGAATTCTGCCCCAAGATTTCAGACTTCGGATTAGCTAAATTGTGTCCACATAAGCGAAGTGCTATTTCTATGGCAGATGCAAGAGGAACAATAGGTTATATTGCGCCTGAAGTGTTCTCGAGGAACTTTGGTGTAGTTTCAACAAAATCTGATGTGTACAGTTATGGGACGATGGTGTTGGAAATGGTTGGAGGAAGAAAGAATGTTAAAGCTCATTTAGATGAGAGTAGTGAGGTATACTTTCCTCACTGGGTTTATGAACATCTTGATCAAGGCGAAGACTTGAAACCTCTTGGTGTGACACCAGAAACAGAGGAAATTGCCAAGAAGATGATATTGGTAGGATTGTGGTGCATACAAATTCCACCAAAGGATCGACCATCAATAAGTAGAGTTGTAGAAATGTTAGAAGGAAGAACCAGTGACATGGAAATGCCACCAAAGCCTTGTTTTTCTTCTATTGGGCGATCGGTCGACCAACTTCCTTTGCAAACATTTAGTGATTCATCTTTGATGCTgtgtgaatga